Below is a genomic region from Ruania alba.
CAGGGACGTCGTCCGGGACTCCCGGCTGAACCACCAGGTGCAGGTGACCGGGGGAGTGCGCGAGGCGGAGGCGGCCGACCTGCTGCGCGACTTCTTCACCGCCCGCCGCTGACCTGTCTCGCGCTCGGGTGCCTCACCCCTGCCTCACCACTCCGGGGCCGAACGCAACCTTGTGCGGCATCCTGTGGCTCAAACGCCGCACGAGGTTGCGCTCGACGGGGTCAGAGGGCGGCGTCGAGCGCGGTGAGGGTTTCCGAGGTGCCGGCCTCGATCCGGAGGGTGGCCAGCTCGTCACCGCGGGTTGTACCCCGGTTGACGATGGCTACCGGCATGCCCTGTTTGTGGGCGTGGCGGACGAACCGCAGCCCGGACATCACTGTCAGCGAGGACCCGACGACCAGTAGCGCCTGCCCGAAGTCGACCAGTGCGAACGCCTCCGCCACCCGAGCCTTGGGGACGTTCTCACCGAAGTAGACGATGTGCGGCTTCAGCATGCCGCCGCACACCTCGCAGTCCGGCACCACGAAGTCGCCGGTGGCCTCGATGACGGCGTCCGCGTCTGGGGCAACCTCCACGTCACCCACCTCACGGGTGAAGTCCGGGTTGAGGGCATCGAGGCGCTCGTGCATCGCGGCACGAGTGATCACCGTGCCGCACTGCAGGCAGATGACCTCGTTGTAGTGACCGTGCAGATCGATCACCCGCTCGGAGCCGGCGGCCTGGTGCAGCAGATCCACGTTCTGCGTGATCACCCCGGTGACCAGGCCGCGCTGCTCCATCCGGGCCAGCGCACGGTGCCCCTCGTTCGGGTCGGTGCGGCGCAGGTGCCGCCAGCCGATGTGGTTGCGCGCCCAGTAGTGGCGGCGGAACCGCTGGTCGGAGACGAACTGCTGGTAGGTCATCGGGTTCCGGGGAGGGGAGTCCGGGCCGCGATAGTCAGGGATACCGGAGTCGGTGGAGATGCCGGCGCCGGTGAGTGCGGTGAAGGTCCGGCCACGGAGGAGGTCAACGAGCCGGTCGACCTCGGCCGGTGAGGTGGTGGCGGTGGTCACTCCTCGAGCCTACGACCCGTCTCGGTTTGGGCGTACCGGCACGGGCCAGGTACTCTTGCTCGCCGAGGTAGCGTGTCCGAGCGGCCGAAGGTGCAGCACTCGAAATGCTGTGTGGTTCATAGCCACCGTGGGTTCAAATCCCACCGCTACCGCCATGTGAGTAGAGCCCCGCCACGTCTTTCGGCGGGGCTCTACTCACATATCAGATGGGGGATTTGGGAGGAGCTCGCCCTGGGCGAGCGACGGCTCCCACCGCTACCGCCATGTCTGAGCGGCATGACTTCGAGACGTGGGTTGGCTGAGTGTCGTGTCCGAGCGCATATGCGACATTGAGCCAACCCAGGCGCGCCTGGCACCGGACGCCCGGCGTCCACGGTGACCTGACTCACCCGGCAACGATCATCCCCACCGAGCCGTAGCGACCTTCACTTGACGATTCGGTACGTGAGGTGCGTGACGTCCTGGCTCGCTGCGACCGAGATGCACTCGAGCTCGACCGCTTCGGGCAGCTCGTGGAAGAAGGGGTGGCCGCCGCCGAGAAGTACCGGTACCTGGTTGATGACGATCTCGTCCAGCAGGCCCACCTTCAGGGCATCGGTGGCGGTGGCGCCGGCCGCGATCTTCACGTCCTTGCCAGCCTCTGCAGCGACCTCTGTGGCCTGTTCGATCGCCGACTCGATCCCGTCGGTGACGATCGTCTGCCTGGGAGCGGCATCG
It encodes:
- a CDS encoding dihydrofolate reductase family protein; its protein translation is MTLVFTTLSASVDGYVSGRGARAGNGLGDGFRIFNWLSDDSSPNKAIAAYDGHRTGAVVSGRNTYEHADRWGGDSMVPGTPLFVVSRDPIPDAAPRQTIVTDGIESAIEQATEVAAEAGKDVKIAAGATATDALKVGLLDEIVINQVPVLLGGGHPFFHELPEAVELECISVAASQDVTHLTYRIVK
- a CDS encoding NAD-dependent protein deacetylase, coding for MTTATTSPAEVDRLVDLLRGRTFTALTGAGISTDSGIPDYRGPDSPPRNPMTYQQFVSDQRFRRHYWARNHIGWRHLRRTDPNEGHRALARMEQRGLVTGVITQNVDLLHQAAGSERVIDLHGHYNEVICLQCGTVITRAAMHERLDALNPDFTREVGDVEVAPDADAVIEATGDFVVPDCEVCGGMLKPHIVYFGENVPKARVAEAFALVDFGQALLVVGSSLTVMSGLRFVRHAHKQGMPVAIVNRGTTRGDELATLRIEAGTSETLTALDAAL